The Magnolia sinica isolate HGM2019 chromosome 9, MsV1, whole genome shotgun sequence genome contains a region encoding:
- the LOC131254721 gene encoding serine/threonine-protein kinase TOR-like: MYAIGRSANPTINSQGNKFLAPTNCFAKEALVVKLREGTGPNANTGVVTRVLATVGELARVGGFGMKQYLGELMQVIVEALLDGAAIIKWEVAVATLSQVVQSTRYCVLIASPS, from the exons ATGTATGCGATTGGCAGAAGTGCAAATCCCACCATCAACAGCCAGGGCAACAAGTTTCTTGCCCCGACGAATTGCTTTGCCAAGGAG GCACTTGTGGTGAAGCTAAGGGAAGGCACCGGGCCAAATGCTAATACTGGTGTTGTCACTAGAGTTCTTGCAACTGTTGGGGAGCTTGCTAGGGTG GGAGGTTTTGGAATGAAGCAATATCTTGGTGAACTAATGCAAGTAATTGTTGAAGCCCTCTTGGATGGAGCTGCTATTATAAAGTGGGAAGTGGCTGTCGCAACTCTTAGTCAAGTTGTACAGAGCACTAGGTATTGTGTTCTCATTGCTAGTCCAAGCTAG